The sequence CCGAGGCCGATGTCCTTGTCCAGCAGGTAACCCCTGAGGCGTTGCAACGCATCGCCAGGCACAGTGCTGGCGGGGTGGGCGCGCTCGCGTCCATCCGGCTGTACCGCCACATGGCCGGCCAGCCAGAGGCCGACGTCCGGCTGCTGGCGCAGGCGCTCGCACAGGCTGGGGAGCGTATCGGGCACCAACTCATCGTCGGCGTCCAGCAGCAGGACGTAGCGTCCCTGGGCAAGTTGCACGCCGTTGTTGCGTGCGGCCGAGGGGCCGGCGTTGGTCTGGCGCACGCACTGGAAGGCCGCGCCATGGCGTTGGCTCAAAGCGGCACAAACCGCCGGGGTGTCGTCGGTGGAGCCGTCATCCACCACCCAGAGTTCGACCTCCGAGGTGGCTTGGGCCAGCACCGACTCCACGGCACGCGGGAGCACGCCCGCGTAGTTGTAGGTAGGGATGACGACGCTAAGCAGCGGCTTAGCCGACATTGTCATACCAATCCTTGCCTTCCTTGACGACGAGGATGTCTTCCATGATCAGGTACTGCAGGTCCGAGCCGTAGAACATGTTCAGCGCGTCGGTGGGCGAGCAGATCATCGGCTCGCCGCGACGGTTGAGGGAGGTGTTCAGGGACACGCCGTTGCCGGTGAGGACTTCCAGTTCCTTCATCAGGTCGTACCAGCGCGGGTTGTGGCGGCGCTCCAGCACCTGGGCGCGGGACGTGCCGTCCTCGTGCACCACTTCGCCCACGCGGTTCTTCCATTCGTCGTTGACCTCGAAGGTGAAGGTCATGAACGGCGACGGGTGGTCGACCTTGAGCATCTGCGCCGCGACCGTATCCAGCATCGACGGGCAGAAGGGGCGCCAGCGCTCGCGGAACTTGATCTGTTCGTTGATGCGATCGGCCACGCCGGCCACGCTCAGGCAGCCGATGATGGAGCGGCCGCCGAGGGCGCGCGGGCCGAACTCCATGCGGCCCTGGAACCAGGCCACCGGGTTGGCGTCGACCATGATCCGGGCGATCCGCTGCGGGGTGTTGTCGATGCGCTTGAACACCGGCTTCTGCGGGTGACGGGCGCAGGCGGCGATCACGTCCTCGTTGCTGAAGGACGGGCCGAGGTAGACGTGCTCCATCTTCTCCACCGGCACGCCGCGCTTGACCGAGACATAAGCGGCGGCGCCCACGGAGGTGCCGGCGTCGCCGGAGGCCGGCTGGACGAACAGCTCCTTCACTTCCGGACGGGCGATGATCTTCTGGTTCAGCTTGACGTTCAGCGCGCAACCGCCGGCAAAGGCGATCTTGCCGGTCTCGCGGATGATGTCGCCTAGGTAGTAGTCCATCATCTCCAGCGCCAGCTTCTCGAACAGGGCCTGCATGCTGGCGGCGTAGTGGATGTAGGGGTCGTCAGCGATGTCGCCCTGGCGTTTCGGACCCAGCCACTCGATCAGCTTGGGCGAGAAGTAGAAGCCCTTGCCGTTTTCCTTGTAGCGACGGAAGCCGATCACGTTGGCGTAGTCGGTGTTGATGGTCAGCTCGCCGTTCTCGAACTTGGCCAGGCGCGAGAAATCGTACTTGGCGGCGTCACCGTAGGGCGCCATGCCCATGACCTTGAACTCGCCGTCGAGCATCTCGAAGCCGAGGTACTCGGTGATCGCGCCATAGAGGCCACCGAGGGAGTCCGGATCGAAGAACTCCTTGATCTTGTGGATCTTGCCGTTCTCGCCCCAGCCGAAGAAGGTGGTGGCGTACTCGCCCTTGCCGTCGATCCCGAGGATCGCGGTCTTCTCCTTGAAGCCGGAGCAGTGGTAGGCACTGGAGGCGTGGGCCAGGTGGTGCTCCACCGGCTCGATCTTCACCTTCTTGGCGTCGAAGCCCAGTTGCTCCAGGCACCAGACGATCTTCTTGCGGTAGCGCTTGTAGCGGCGGTTGCCCATGAGAATGGCGTCCAGCGCGCGATCCGGGGCGTACCAGTAGCGCTTGGCGTAGTGCCAGCGGGCCTTGCCGAACAGGCTGATGGGGGCGAAGGGAATGGCCACCACGTCGACGTCGGAGGGCTTGATGCCGGCCTGCTCCAGGCAGAACTTGGCCGACTCGTAGGGCATGCGATTCTTCGCGTGCTTGTCGCGCACGAAGCGCTCTTCTTCGGCGGCCGCGATCAGCTTGCCGTCGATGTAGAGCGCGGCGGAGGGATCATGGCTGAGAGCGCCGGAAAGGCCGAGAATCGTCAGTGCCACGGGGTTAGCCTCTTTCAGGGCAGGTGCCTGGCACCTGCGGTAAACGTTTATCCAGTAGCTGGTGCAGCGTCGATTCGGCCGGCCAATTGCGCAGGAAACGCGCGCGGTCACGGGCATAGGCCCGGGCGAAACTCCGCGCGCTGCGATGCTGGCACACGGCATCGAGGTCGATCAGGGTCCAGCGGCCGTCGTGCCAGAACAGGTTGTTACCCTTGAAGTCGCCATGGCTGATGCGCTCGCGAATGAGCGCACAGAACAAGCGGTCGAGGGCCTGCAGTTCGGCTTCCGGTGGAGCACCAGCCCCGTCCGGGTCGTCCAGATAGGGTCGAAAACGGGCGATTATATCTTGCCCGGAGAGATATTCGGTAATCAGGTAGGCGCCGCCGCGCAGCCAGAGGAAACGTCGCTCGAGCACCGCCAGCGGACGCGGCGTGGCGATGCCGAGGAATTCGAGGCGATTGCCTTCGCGCCAGCTGTGCCAGGCCCGGCTCGGACGCCAGAAGCGCGTCAGCCAGTGCGTCAGGCCCTTGATGTTGTAGCGCTTGACCAGCAGCTTGCGCCCGCCAGCCTCTACCTCGGCCACCGTGGCGGTGGCGCCCCGCTTCAGCGACCGGCCCTGCTCCAGGGCCGCATCCGGCGCATCCAGCAGGCCGGCGAGGGCTTGCTCGGACTCGCGCCGCACCGCCCGCAGGCCAAAGGCGCCGCGAATCACGCTGAACAGGCTGCAATCGCGGGCGACCTTGTTCATGTAGTCGCCCAGGCGCCAGCGCCGCACCCGGGCGATCTCCTTCTGCAAGGCTTCCAGCGGCAGCGCGTGCTCACAGTTGACCAGCAGGTACTGCACCAGCAGCTCTTCGAGGTAGGGATCGAGCTCGGCGGGCAACTGGGCGAAAAACACCCCCAGGTTGGCCAGGACCTTGTCCCGGGCGAGCGGCGAGCCGGGGGTTACGGCGCGGATGCCGCCACCGTCGATCACCTGCAGCTTGCCGCCATGGCGCAGCAGGTTGTCCAGGT is a genomic window of Pseudomonas resinovorans NBRC 106553 containing:
- a CDS encoding glycosyltransferase family 2 protein, which encodes MTMSAKPLLSVVIPTYNYAGVLPRAVESVLAQATSEVELWVVDDGSTDDTPAVCAALSQRHGAAFQCVRQTNAGPSAARNNGVQLAQGRYVLLLDADDELVPDTLPSLCERLRQQPDVGLWLAGHVAVQPDGRERAHPASTVPGDALQRLRGYLLDKDIGLGHGSCVFLRELLLERPYPEHLRHSEDIPVFAYCLTQRQVEVLDLMLARIHKHPGSLRHNAEAARKVGLTLVDEVFLKLPAGLQSLKPAYRAQRCLSLFRTCLLAGEKSGARDYYREALRTDWRVLFKWSYTRKAIRLWGLPGK
- a CDS encoding carbamoyltransferase, with the protein product MALTILGLSGALSHDPSAALYIDGKLIAAAEEERFVRDKHAKNRMPYESAKFCLEQAGIKPSDVDVVAIPFAPISLFGKARWHYAKRYWYAPDRALDAILMGNRRYKRYRKKIVWCLEQLGFDAKKVKIEPVEHHLAHASSAYHCSGFKEKTAILGIDGKGEYATTFFGWGENGKIHKIKEFFDPDSLGGLYGAITEYLGFEMLDGEFKVMGMAPYGDAAKYDFSRLAKFENGELTINTDYANVIGFRRYKENGKGFYFSPKLIEWLGPKRQGDIADDPYIHYAASMQALFEKLALEMMDYYLGDIIRETGKIAFAGGCALNVKLNQKIIARPEVKELFVQPASGDAGTSVGAAAYVSVKRGVPVEKMEHVYLGPSFSNEDVIAACARHPQKPVFKRIDNTPQRIARIMVDANPVAWFQGRMEFGPRALGGRSIIGCLSVAGVADRINEQIKFRERWRPFCPSMLDTVAAQMLKVDHPSPFMTFTFEVNDEWKNRVGEVVHEDGTSRAQVLERRHNPRWYDLMKELEVLTGNGVSLNTSLNRRGEPMICSPTDALNMFYGSDLQYLIMEDILVVKEGKDWYDNVG
- a CDS encoding lipopolysaccharide kinase InaA family protein — its product is MTLAELAQAGRTPSLPIRLDIAGGLELQSLLRVLPGQRYVGVALWQGRRVLAKLLVGGRAERHFQRELAGTRALHEQGIESPALLSEGQLAGQGGWLLFEYLDSAQSLWDAWRQVEREAPLSDGQQLVLGEALGAIARLHLAGLAQEDLHLDNLLRHGGKLQVIDGGGIRAVTPGSPLARDKVLANLGVFFAQLPAELDPYLEELLVQYLLVNCEHALPLEALQKEIARVRRWRLGDYMNKVARDCSLFSVIRGAFGLRAVRRESEQALAGLLDAPDAALEQGRSLKRGATATVAEVEAGGRKLLVKRYNIKGLTHWLTRFWRPSRAWHSWREGNRLEFLGIATPRPLAVLERRFLWLRGGAYLITEYLSGQDIIARFRPYLDDPDGAGAPPEAELQALDRLFCALIRERISHGDFKGNNLFWHDGRWTLIDLDAVCQHRSARSFARAYARDRARFLRNWPAESTLHQLLDKRLPQVPGTCPERG